The proteins below come from a single Zea mays cultivar B73 chromosome 8, Zm-B73-REFERENCE-NAM-5.0, whole genome shotgun sequence genomic window:
- the LOC103637588 gene encoding protein IQ-DOMAIN 14, with translation MTMRRVVRWLKWILTGRKEEHRGLEAENRRRTTGGQDAGARQRRAAIVIQKTFRGYLARRALRALRSLVKIQALVRGYLVRKQAAITLHRLQTLMRLQADSIAVKNAPFRKSMEQEVIHMLFERIFARDLQTKPPAHRRRLSDSTDSNYERSPRIVEMDDTGYLRSRSSRITTSSYMYNPDHLLAERHRHAAPTPSCSPLPGGKQQPARRSYRRSTRDSRGSKPAQTGTPRIASSHDSSPAKSVDQHGLAVASTPRRRDREGLVSPRYMAGTASSAARTRCHSAPRQRRTAADAEHEQAPRRSCSHATRTTAGFSGIGVGDEAARDYYLDSFW, from the exons ATGACCATGAGGCGCGTCGTGCGATGGCTCAAGTGGATACTGACGGGCAGGAAGGAGGAGCACAGAGGACTCGAGGCGGAGAATAGGCGGCGGACGACCGGAGGCCAGGACGCGGGAGCTCGACAACGCCGTGCCGCGATCGTCATCCAGAAAACGTTCAGAGGCTACCTG GCTAGGAGAGCGCTTCGAGCGCTCCGGTCACTCGTCAAGATCCAGGCGTTGGTGCGGGGCTACCTGGTCAGGAAGCAGGCAGCCATCACACTGCACAGGTTGCAGACGCTCATGCGCCTGCAAGCCGACTCCATCGCCGTCAAGAATGCTCCCTTCCGGAAATCCATGGAACAAGAAGTAATCCATAtgttgttt GAGAGGATCTTTGCTCGGGACCTTCAGACGAAGCCGCCGGCGCACCGCCGGAGGCTGTCCGACAGCACGGACTCCAACTACGAGCGCAGCCCGCGGATCGTGGAGATGGACGACACGGGCTACCTCCGCTCCCGGTCCTCACGGATCACCACCAGCAGCTACATGTACAACCCGGACCACCTACTAGCGGAGCGTCACCGCCACGCGGCGCCGACGCCGTCGTGCTCGCCGCTCCCCGGCGGCAAGCAGCAGCCCGCGCGGCGCTCGTACCGGCGGAGCACCCGCGACTCCCGGGGCTCTAAGCCTGCGCAGACGGGCACGCCCCGGATCGCCTCGTCCCACGATTCCTCGCCCGCCAAGAGCGTCGACCAGCACGGCCTGGCCGTGGCCAGCACGCCGCGGCGGCGGGACAGGGAGGGGCTCGTCAGCCCGCGGTACATGGCCGGCACCGCGTCGTCCGCGGCCAGGACGCGATGCCACAGCGCGCCGAGGCAGCGGCGGACGGCGGCGGACGCCGAGCACGAGCAGGCGCCGAGGAGGTCGTGCTCGCACGCGACCCGAACAACGGCCGGCTTCTCCGGAATCGGCGTCGGCGACGAGGCTGCCAGAGACTACTACCTGGACAGCTTCTGGTGA